The following coding sequences are from one Lipingzhangella halophila window:
- the truB gene encoding tRNA pseudouridine(55) synthase TruB, with translation MTGNGVVIVDKPADWTSHDVVARTRRLAGTRKVGHAGTLDPMATGVLVLGVGKGTKLLGHLTLTEKVYEATIRLGATTTTDDAEGEPVAQSGAAEVADEAVHRGVQALTGTIDQVPPQVSAIKVDGKRAYKSARAGTEVELAARRATISEFTVHELRRVTADNGVFVDFDARITCSSGTYVRALARDLGAALGTGGHLTALRRTRVGPYDLGQSATLERLAEEFTLVPLAEAVAAAFPARVLSADEARKVTHGNRISPDDLGAGPVGLYAPDGTVVALAEQAPGYRKPIVVFEAA, from the coding sequence ATGACCGGTAACGGTGTCGTCATTGTCGACAAACCCGCGGACTGGACGTCGCACGACGTCGTCGCGCGGACCCGCCGCCTGGCGGGCACGCGCAAGGTCGGGCATGCCGGCACCCTCGACCCCATGGCCACCGGGGTGCTCGTCCTCGGTGTTGGTAAGGGCACCAAGCTGCTCGGTCACCTCACGCTCACCGAGAAGGTCTACGAGGCCACCATCCGGCTGGGCGCGACCACGACCACCGACGACGCCGAAGGTGAGCCCGTGGCGCAGAGCGGGGCCGCCGAGGTGGCCGACGAGGCGGTTCACCGCGGTGTCCAGGCGCTGACCGGTACTATTGACCAGGTTCCGCCGCAGGTCAGCGCGATCAAGGTGGACGGGAAGCGGGCGTACAAGTCGGCTCGGGCCGGCACGGAGGTGGAGCTCGCGGCCCGGCGGGCCACCATCTCGGAGTTCACGGTGCACGAGCTTCGGCGGGTCACCGCCGACAACGGCGTGTTCGTCGATTTCGACGCCAGGATCACCTGCTCCAGCGGCACCTACGTCCGGGCGCTCGCGCGTGACCTGGGCGCCGCGCTGGGCACCGGGGGGCATCTGACGGCGCTGCGCCGGACCCGTGTCGGTCCCTACGACCTGGGGCAGTCCGCCACCCTCGAACGGCTCGCGGAGGAGTTCACTCTGGTTCCGCTCGCGGAGGCGGTGGCCGCAGCGTTCCCGGCCCGCGTCCTCAGCGCCGACGAGGCCCGCAAGGTCACGCACGGCAACCGGATCTCGCCCGATGACCTGGGGGCGGGGCCCGTCGGTCTGTACGCACCGGACGGCACCGTTGTGGCGCTCGCGGAGCAGGCTCCCGGTTACCGGAAGCCGATCGTGGTGTTCGAAGCGGCCTGA
- a CDS encoding glycine betaine ABC transporter substrate-binding protein, which produces MPSINRTRHLTRIAAAAASLAVVASACGGGGVETGPEEGGEEQSVTIGLIQWDEAIAVTNVWQTILEEKGYDVTVEDVEVAPMFQGVSQGDIDVFMDAWLPDTHGEYWDEYGDQIEDVGTWYDGATLHLTVPEYVDEVDSIEDLPDNADLFGGEIVGIEAGSGLVQRTQNDVIPDYGLEDDYELVESSTPAMLSELESAIAEEEPVLVTLWRPHIAYVNHDLKDLEDPEGALGEGEEIHTVAREGFADDYSELNGWLENFNLSAEELESLEEVIINEYSDDQAEGARTWLNDNPEFVERTLDEDAEGLDFSS; this is translated from the coding sequence ATGCCATCGATCAACCGAACGCGCCATCTGACCCGCATCGCGGCCGCGGCCGCGTCTCTCGCCGTAGTGGCGAGCGCCTGCGGCGGAGGAGGCGTGGAGACCGGACCCGAGGAGGGCGGCGAGGAGCAGTCCGTCACCATCGGCCTCATCCAGTGGGACGAGGCCATCGCCGTCACCAACGTGTGGCAGACCATCCTGGAGGAGAAGGGCTACGACGTCACCGTCGAGGACGTCGAGGTCGCACCGATGTTCCAGGGTGTGTCCCAGGGCGACATCGACGTGTTCATGGACGCCTGGCTGCCCGACACGCACGGGGAGTACTGGGACGAGTACGGCGACCAGATCGAGGACGTCGGAACCTGGTACGACGGCGCGACCCTGCACCTGACCGTGCCCGAGTACGTCGACGAGGTCGACTCCATCGAAGACCTCCCCGACAACGCCGACCTCTTCGGCGGCGAGATCGTCGGGATCGAGGCCGGCTCGGGCCTCGTGCAGCGGACCCAGAACGACGTCATTCCCGACTACGGGCTGGAGGACGACTACGAGCTCGTCGAGTCCTCCACGCCGGCGATGCTGTCCGAGCTGGAGAGCGCGATCGCCGAGGAGGAGCCGGTCCTCGTCACGCTGTGGCGTCCGCACATCGCCTACGTCAACCACGACCTCAAGGACCTCGAAGACCCCGAGGGCGCGTTGGGCGAGGGCGAGGAGATCCACACGGTGGCCCGCGAGGGCTTCGCGGACGACTACTCCGAGCTCAACGGGTGGCTGGAGAACTTCAACCTGTCCGCGGAGGAGCTTGAGTCACTCGAAGAGGTGATCATCAACGAGTACTCCGACGACCAGGCGGAAGGCGCCCGCACCTGGCTGAACGACAATCCGGAGTTCGTGGAGCGGACCCTCGACGAGGACGCCGAAGGGCTGGACTTCTCGTCGTAG
- a CDS encoding Hsp20/alpha crystallin family protein codes for MSTKKRRGNPFRGVLDMMSEMNRISDTMTNLETGAPQTRGYSDAWSPTTDIFARGEDLVIRSELPGVLPEDCEVSFSHGYLTISGERRHDDSDVIYYASERFRGTFRREITLPEGVDEEDIEAQFDDGLLEVVVKDAAEATGPSQITVQSKKKRQ; via the coding sequence GTGAGCACAAAGAAGAGAAGGGGCAACCCCTTCCGCGGAGTCCTGGACATGATGAGCGAGATGAACAGGATCTCGGACACCATGACCAATCTGGAGACCGGGGCTCCCCAGACGCGGGGGTACTCCGACGCATGGAGTCCGACCACGGACATCTTCGCGCGTGGCGAGGACCTGGTCATCCGTAGCGAGCTGCCGGGAGTCCTCCCTGAGGACTGCGAGGTGTCGTTCTCGCACGGCTACCTGACCATCTCGGGTGAGCGTCGCCACGATGACTCCGACGTCATCTACTACGCCTCGGAGCGGTTCCGGGGCACCTTCCGCCGGGAGATCACCCTCCCGGAGGGCGTCGACGAGGAGGACATCGAGGCGCAGTTCGACGACGGCCTGCTGGAGGTCGTCGTGAAGGACGCCGCCGAGGCGACCGGGCCCTCGCAGATCACCGTGCAGAGCAAGAAGAAGCGCCAGTAG
- a CDS encoding BCCT family transporter translates to MQEHTNPPVFFISATIILAFVIYGMVAPDHLNTKAAETRDWIGANLGAFYILATTFFLVFALVMMVSKYGGIRLGPDSSRPEFSTGAWFAMLFTAGMGIGLVFYGVAEPTAHRLNDAIGRGDTSADVEAFQYTMFHWGFHPWAVYIALGLALGYFCFRKGLPMRPAAALYPLIGNRIYGWIGNLVDILAVFGTLFGLAASLGLGTLQINTGLDMMFGLPNNQLTQTIIICLITATAVVSVIGGIDKGIRRLSVINLWLAAILLVFVFIVGSQPWMISMMVSGTGAYLQNLPAMSLSFPTETLDPEGNGFATAWTVFYWGWWISWSPFVGMFLARISYGRTIRQFVVGTLFAPVGVSAVWFGVFGGSGILADRADPDNTIGNATMIDGAEDQAMYLFFQELPLPQIVIAAIALLAIIVVTVFFVTSSDSGSLVVDMLTNGGDPHPVKIQRAGWAIAEGLITIVLLIIGGEVALDGLQAAAVATGLPFAAVLVVVCIGLIKALKDEHPSAYTPLVPVPSGQSGGAVGGGAYTPGHEAGATTSATPASSPPQANDGEQ, encoded by the coding sequence ATACAGGAACATACGAATCCCCCAGTCTTCTTCATATCCGCGACTATCATCCTTGCTTTCGTAATCTATGGCATGGTAGCGCCCGACCATCTGAATACGAAGGCAGCGGAGACGCGCGACTGGATTGGAGCGAACCTCGGAGCGTTCTACATCCTCGCGACAACGTTCTTCCTGGTCTTCGCCCTGGTGATGATGGTCAGCAAGTACGGCGGGATCCGTCTCGGGCCCGACTCTTCGCGGCCCGAGTTCTCCACCGGCGCGTGGTTCGCCATGCTGTTCACCGCCGGCATGGGGATCGGCCTGGTGTTCTACGGCGTGGCCGAGCCCACGGCGCACCGGCTGAACGATGCCATCGGGCGTGGCGACACCAGCGCCGACGTCGAGGCGTTCCAGTACACGATGTTCCACTGGGGCTTCCACCCGTGGGCCGTCTACATCGCGCTCGGTCTCGCGCTGGGGTACTTCTGCTTCCGCAAGGGCCTGCCCATGCGGCCCGCGGCGGCGCTGTACCCGTTGATCGGCAACCGTATCTACGGCTGGATCGGCAACCTGGTCGACATCCTCGCCGTCTTCGGCACCCTCTTCGGCCTGGCGGCCTCTCTGGGGCTGGGTACGCTGCAGATCAACACCGGGCTGGACATGATGTTCGGGCTCCCGAACAACCAGCTCACCCAGACCATCATCATCTGCCTGATCACGGCGACCGCCGTGGTCAGTGTGATCGGCGGGATCGACAAAGGCATCCGGCGGCTGTCCGTCATCAACCTCTGGCTGGCGGCAATCCTGCTGGTGTTCGTCTTCATCGTCGGCTCCCAGCCGTGGATGATCAGCATGATGGTCAGCGGCACCGGCGCGTACCTGCAGAACCTGCCGGCCATGAGCCTCTCGTTCCCGACCGAGACGCTCGACCCCGAGGGCAACGGTTTCGCCACAGCGTGGACCGTCTTCTACTGGGGCTGGTGGATCTCCTGGTCGCCGTTCGTCGGGATGTTCCTGGCCCGTATCTCCTACGGCCGGACCATCCGGCAGTTCGTCGTGGGTACTCTGTTCGCCCCGGTCGGGGTGAGCGCCGTGTGGTTCGGCGTCTTCGGCGGCTCCGGCATCCTGGCGGACCGCGCCGACCCGGACAACACCATCGGCAACGCGACCATGATCGATGGCGCGGAGGACCAGGCCATGTACCTGTTCTTCCAGGAACTGCCGCTGCCCCAGATCGTCATCGCGGCCATCGCCCTGCTCGCGATCATCGTTGTGACGGTCTTCTTCGTCACCTCGTCCGACTCGGGCTCCCTGGTGGTCGACATGCTGACCAACGGCGGCGACCCGCACCCGGTCAAGATCCAGCGGGCCGGCTGGGCCATCGCCGAGGGCCTGATCACCATCGTGCTGCTGATCATCGGTGGCGAAGTCGCCCTGGACGGTCTCCAAGCGGCGGCCGTGGCCACCGGACTACCGTTCGCGGCGGTCCTGGTTGTGGTCTGCATCGGCCTGATCAAGGCGCTGAAGGACGAGCACCCGTCGGCGTACACTCCGTTGGTGCCCGTACCTTCGGGACAGTCGGGCGGAGCAGTCGGTGGAGGTGCGTACACCCCGGGTCACGAGGCTGGTGCCACCACGTCGGCGACACCGGCGTCTAGCCCTCCGCAGGCCAACGACGGCGAACAGTGA
- the rpsO gene encoding 30S ribosomal protein S15 — translation MSIDTATKEKIIADFAIEEGDTGSPDVQVALLTHRITQLTEHLKTHKHDHHSRRGLLLMVGRRKRLLKYIAKKDITRYRTLIERLGLRR, via the coding sequence GTGTCGATCGACACCGCCACCAAGGAAAAGATCATTGCCGATTTCGCCATCGAAGAGGGCGACACCGGCTCACCGGACGTTCAGGTAGCGCTGCTCACGCACCGGATCACCCAGTTGACCGAGCACCTGAAGACGCATAAGCACGACCATCACAGCCGGCGTGGCCTGCTGCTGATGGTGGGCCGCCGCAAGCGGCTGCTGAAGTACATCGCCAAGAAGGACATCACCCGCTACCGCACCCTCATCGAACGTCTTGGGCTGCGCCGTTAG
- a CDS encoding M16 family metallopeptidase, which yields MSSVPIAAEQEPGSTVTLLEPGGGSGLVRRTVLPGGLRVVTEAVPGVRSAAFGISATSGSRDEDSVHAGAAHFLEHLLFKGTRERDALRISALLDGVGANHNAFTTKERTTYYAKVLDQDLPLAIDVVSDMVANSVLDPAEVETERGVILEEIAMCEDEPFDLVDDVFAERMFGDTALGRPILGTNDTIRAITRERIREQYQAAYVPAELIVAAAGNLDHDQVVSEVHAAFQGQLGAAGEARSAEPRIGGAPVPVRPGTKLLSRETEQAHLVLGCEGVRRTDDRWYALRVLSAALGGGMSSRLFQEVRERRGLAYAVHAYHSGYADTGLFQVYVGCLPEKIDEVLGVCRAELADVAANGLTDEELARAKGQIRGSWVLGNESTTARMGRLTVHELGYPEHVSLDADLARFDAVTADEAAAVAAEILGRPEALAVIGPYEQDREF from the coding sequence ATGAGCTCAGTCCCCATCGCAGCCGAGCAGGAGCCCGGAAGCACCGTCACTCTGCTGGAACCGGGTGGCGGCTCGGGTCTCGTGCGCCGCACCGTGCTTCCCGGCGGGTTGCGCGTCGTCACCGAGGCGGTGCCGGGCGTTCGTTCGGCCGCGTTCGGAATCTCGGCCACCAGCGGCTCGCGCGACGAGGACAGCGTGCACGCCGGAGCGGCCCACTTCCTGGAGCACCTGCTGTTCAAGGGCACCCGGGAGCGCGACGCGCTGCGGATCTCCGCGCTGCTCGACGGGGTTGGCGCCAACCACAACGCGTTCACGACCAAGGAGCGCACCACCTACTACGCGAAGGTGCTCGACCAGGACCTCCCGCTGGCCATCGACGTCGTCAGCGACATGGTGGCCAACTCGGTGCTTGATCCCGCGGAGGTGGAGACCGAACGCGGGGTCATCCTCGAAGAGATCGCGATGTGCGAGGACGAGCCGTTCGATCTGGTCGACGACGTCTTCGCGGAACGGATGTTCGGGGACACCGCTCTGGGCCGCCCGATCCTGGGTACCAACGACACCATCCGGGCTATCACCCGGGAGCGGATCCGGGAGCAGTACCAGGCCGCCTACGTTCCGGCTGAGCTGATCGTCGCGGCGGCCGGCAACCTCGACCACGACCAGGTTGTCTCCGAGGTGCACGCGGCATTCCAGGGGCAGTTGGGCGCCGCGGGGGAGGCCCGTTCGGCGGAACCGCGGATCGGCGGCGCCCCCGTGCCGGTGCGTCCGGGGACGAAGCTGCTTTCGCGGGAGACGGAGCAGGCCCACCTCGTTCTCGGCTGCGAGGGGGTGCGGCGCACCGACGACCGCTGGTACGCACTTCGGGTGCTCTCGGCCGCCCTGGGCGGCGGAATGTCCTCGCGGCTGTTCCAGGAGGTCCGGGAGCGGCGCGGGCTGGCCTACGCGGTGCACGCCTACCACTCCGGCTACGCCGACACCGGACTGTTCCAGGTCTACGTGGGCTGCCTGCCGGAGAAGATCGACGAGGTCCTCGGGGTTTGCCGCGCGGAGCTGGCCGATGTCGCGGCCAATGGCCTCACCGACGAGGAGCTGGCACGCGCCAAGGGGCAGATCCGCGGGTCGTGGGTCCTGGGCAACGAGAGCACGACGGCGCGCATGGGCCGGCTGACGGTACACGAGCTGGGCTACCCGGAGCACGTCTCGCTCGACGCCGACCTTGCCCGGTTCGATGCCGTGACCGCTGACGAGGCGGCGGCGGTGGCAGCGGAGATCCTGGGCCGCCCCGAAGCCCTGGCCGTCATCGGACCCTACGAGCAGGACCGGGAGTTCTAG
- a CDS encoding bifunctional riboflavin kinase/FAD synthetase — protein MRSWRGLADIPDDWGRSVVTIGVFDGVHRGHQSILSRASERARELGLPVVAVTFDPHPDSVVRGLPHPAVLTPQARKAHLLAEHGADAVCVLPFTPELAALSAEEFVRRVLVDRLRAAAVVVGENFRFGHKAAGDIGVLQTLGEKYDFAADGVRLVSDPGTETITSTLIRRLLENWQVEQARHCLGRPHRVEGRVVHGAARGRELLGFPTANLECAPDTAIPADGVYAGWLLRVEPRAGEESSWPAAVSVGTNPTFEGSARSVEAYALDRDDLDLYGESLGVEFASNIRPMVRFDSVAELIEAMQNDVERARELLSGA, from the coding sequence GTGCGGAGCTGGCGGGGACTGGCGGATATTCCAGACGACTGGGGCCGGTCCGTGGTGACCATAGGGGTCTTCGACGGTGTGCACCGCGGCCACCAGAGCATCCTGAGCCGCGCCAGCGAGCGTGCCCGTGAGCTGGGCTTGCCAGTGGTGGCCGTGACCTTCGACCCGCACCCCGATTCCGTGGTCCGCGGGCTGCCGCATCCCGCGGTCCTCACACCGCAGGCGCGCAAGGCGCACTTGCTGGCGGAGCACGGGGCCGACGCGGTGTGCGTGCTTCCGTTCACTCCGGAGCTGGCGGCGTTGTCCGCTGAGGAGTTCGTTCGGCGTGTCCTGGTGGACCGGCTTCGCGCGGCCGCTGTGGTCGTGGGGGAGAACTTCCGGTTCGGCCACAAGGCTGCGGGCGACATCGGTGTGCTGCAGACGCTGGGGGAGAAATACGATTTCGCCGCCGACGGCGTGCGGCTGGTCTCTGATCCGGGCACCGAGACCATCACTTCCACACTGATCCGAAGGCTCCTCGAAAACTGGCAGGTTGAGCAGGCACGGCACTGCCTCGGCCGCCCGCACCGCGTCGAGGGCCGGGTCGTCCACGGCGCGGCTCGGGGACGGGAGCTGCTGGGGTTCCCCACTGCCAACCTTGAGTGCGCGCCTGACACGGCGATTCCGGCTGATGGGGTGTATGCGGGATGGTTGCTGCGTGTCGAGCCGCGTGCTGGTGAGGAGTCCTCGTGGCCAGCGGCGGTCTCGGTGGGGACCAACCCCACGTTCGAGGGAAGCGCGCGCAGCGTCGAAGCCTACGCACTGGACCGCGATGACCTGGATCTCTACGGGGAGTCGCTCGGCGTGGAGTTCGCGTCCAACATTCGCCCCATGGTGCGTTTCGACAGTGTGGCGGAGCTGATCGAGGCGATGCAGAACGACGTGGAGCGGGCGCGCGAGCTGTTGTCCGGCGCCTGA
- a CDS encoding polyribonucleotide nucleotidyltransferase yields the protein MEGAYSAEAVIDNGRFGTRTIRFETGRLAQLAAGSAVAYLDDETMVLSATTASKRPKENLDFFPLTVDVEERMYAAGRIPGSFFRREGRPSEDAILTCRLIDRPLRPSFQDGLRNEIQIVESIMALHPDHLYDVVAINAASMSTQIAGLPFSGPIGGVRVALIEGQWVAFPTHSELENGTFDMVVAGRVLDDGDVAIMMVEAESTPNTLKLVSDGAVGPNEQTVAEGLEAAKPFIKVLCKAQQALADQSAKETGEFPVFLDYANDVYQAVDGAVRSELAQALTIADKHDREVELDRVKALAAEKLLEDFEGREREISAAFRSLTKQLMRERVLRDHVRIDGRGPKDIRQLSAEVGVVPRVHGSALFERGETQILGISTLNMLRMEQTVDTLNPEKTKRYMHNYNFPPYSTGETGRVGSPKRREIGHGALAERALLPVLPSREEFPYAIRQVSEAVGSNGSTSMGSVCASTMSLMSAGVPLKEMVSGIAMGLISDGDEYVTLTDILGAEDAFGDMDFKVAGTRELITALQLDTKLDGIPAGQLSAALQQARGARLAILDIMQEAIQRPAEMSPHAPRILTVRVPVDKIGEVIGPKGKMINSIQDETGADITIEDDGTIYIGATDGPSAEAARDTINGIANPTMPEVGDRYLGTVVKTTAFGAFVSLLPGKDGLLHISQIRKLHGGKRIENLDDVISIGEKIQVEIREIDDRGKLSLVPVEVVESEAESEAESEAESNGADAKEEATEESGAESEGGDRRRRRTRGARSENT from the coding sequence ATGGAGGGCGCGTATTCCGCCGAAGCAGTAATCGACAATGGTCGCTTCGGCACCCGGACCATCCGCTTCGAGACCGGCCGGCTGGCCCAGCTGGCCGCTGGCTCCGCTGTCGCCTACCTTGACGACGAGACGATGGTGCTGTCGGCCACGACGGCGTCGAAGCGGCCCAAGGAGAACCTCGACTTCTTCCCGCTGACGGTGGACGTCGAGGAGCGTATGTACGCCGCCGGGCGCATCCCCGGCTCGTTCTTCCGCCGCGAGGGCCGTCCGTCCGAGGACGCCATCCTCACCTGCCGGCTCATCGACCGGCCGCTGCGGCCGTCCTTCCAGGACGGCCTGCGTAACGAGATCCAGATCGTCGAGTCGATCATGGCGCTGCACCCCGACCACCTCTACGACGTGGTCGCGATCAACGCGGCGTCGATGTCCACGCAGATCGCCGGGCTCCCGTTCTCCGGGCCGATCGGTGGCGTGCGCGTGGCGCTGATCGAGGGGCAGTGGGTCGCCTTCCCCACGCACAGCGAACTGGAGAACGGCACGTTCGACATGGTCGTCGCCGGCCGGGTGCTCGACGACGGCGATGTCGCGATCATGATGGTCGAGGCCGAGTCCACCCCGAACACGCTGAAGCTCGTGTCCGACGGTGCGGTCGGCCCCAACGAGCAGACCGTGGCCGAGGGGCTCGAAGCGGCGAAACCGTTCATCAAGGTGCTCTGCAAGGCCCAGCAGGCGCTGGCCGACCAGTCCGCCAAGGAGACCGGTGAGTTCCCCGTTTTCCTGGACTACGCGAACGACGTCTACCAGGCGGTCGACGGCGCCGTGCGCTCGGAGCTCGCCCAGGCTCTGACCATCGCCGACAAGCACGACCGCGAGGTCGAGCTCGACCGGGTCAAGGCGCTGGCCGCGGAGAAGCTGCTGGAGGACTTCGAGGGGCGCGAGCGCGAGATCAGCGCGGCGTTCAGGTCCCTGACCAAGCAGTTGATGCGGGAGCGCGTACTGCGCGACCATGTCCGCATCGACGGCCGCGGTCCCAAGGACATCCGCCAGCTCAGCGCCGAGGTCGGGGTGGTGCCGCGGGTGCACGGCTCGGCGCTGTTCGAGCGCGGCGAGACCCAGATCCTGGGCATCAGCACGTTGAACATGCTGCGCATGGAGCAGACGGTCGACACTCTTAACCCGGAGAAGACCAAGCGCTACATGCACAACTACAACTTCCCGCCGTACTCCACGGGCGAGACCGGACGTGTCGGCTCGCCCAAGCGGCGCGAGATCGGCCACGGCGCGTTGGCCGAGCGGGCCCTCCTGCCGGTGCTGCCGTCGCGCGAGGAGTTCCCGTACGCGATCCGGCAGGTCTCCGAGGCCGTCGGGTCCAACGGGTCCACCTCCATGGGGTCGGTCTGCGCCTCGACGATGTCGCTCATGTCCGCGGGTGTCCCGCTCAAGGAGATGGTCTCCGGCATCGCCATGGGCCTGATCAGCGACGGTGACGAGTACGTGACGCTGACCGACATCCTCGGCGCCGAGGACGCGTTCGGCGACATGGACTTCAAGGTCGCCGGCACCCGCGAGCTCATCACCGCGTTGCAGCTCGATACCAAGCTCGACGGCATCCCCGCCGGACAGCTCTCCGCCGCGCTGCAGCAGGCCCGTGGCGCCCGGTTGGCCATCCTGGACATCATGCAGGAGGCCATCCAGCGTCCGGCCGAGATGAGCCCGCACGCGCCGCGCATCCTCACGGTCCGCGTGCCGGTCGACAAGATCGGCGAGGTCATCGGCCCCAAGGGGAAGATGATCAACTCGATCCAGGACGAGACCGGCGCCGACATCACGATCGAGGACGACGGCACCATCTACATCGGTGCCACCGACGGCCCGTCCGCCGAGGCCGCGCGGGACACGATCAACGGCATCGCCAACCCGACCATGCCCGAGGTCGGCGACCGCTACCTCGGTACGGTCGTGAAGACCACAGCGTTCGGCGCGTTCGTCTCGCTGCTGCCCGGCAAGGACGGTCTGCTGCACATTTCGCAGATCCGCAAGCTGCACGGTGGGAAGCGGATCGAGAACCTGGACGACGTCATCTCCATCGGCGAGAAGATCCAGGTGGAGATCCGCGAGATCGATGACCGCGGCAAGCTGTCGCTGGTTCCGGTCGAGGTCGTCGAGTCCGAGGCCGAGTCCGAGGCCGAGTCCGAGGCGGAGTCCAATGGTGCGGACGCCAAGGAGGAGGCGACCGAGGAGTCGGGCGCCGAGAGCGAGGGTGGCGATCGCCGCCGGCGCCGCACCCGCGGTGCGCGGAGTGAGAACACCTAG
- a CDS encoding BCCT family transporter, giving the protein MRSYVHEHTNPPVFFVSAVGTLVFVIVGMAWPERFNHVAVTTRDWVGTNLGAFYVLATTFFLVFALVLLVSKFGAIRIGPDSSRPEFSTGAWFAMLFTAGMGVGLVFYGVAEPTAHRIDGAITDNGGSSEIEAFQYTMFHWGFHPWAVYIALGLALGYLCFRKGLPMRPAAALYPLIGNRIYGWIGNLVDILAVFGTLFGIATSLGLGALQINTDLEEMFGAPNNQVTQVAIICLMTAIALLSVLAGIDKGIRRLSVINLWLAAALLVFVFLVGSQPWMISMMVSGTGAYLQNLPAMSLSFPTETLDPEGSAFSTNWTMFYWGWWISWSPFVGMFLARISYGRTIRQFIIGTLFAPVGVSAVWFGVFGGSGILADRADPDNTIGNAAANFEEDRATYLFLQQLDVPITVASAVALLTIIVVTVFFVTSSDSGSLVVDMLTNGGDPHPIKAQRAAWAIAEGLITIVLLTAGGQTALDGLQAAALVIGVPFAVILVLVCIGLIKALGGEHPSAYTPVARANQR; this is encoded by the coding sequence ATCAGGTCCTACGTCCACGAGCACACGAACCCCCCTGTCTTCTTCGTATCGGCGGTCGGCACCCTCGTCTTCGTGATCGTGGGTATGGCATGGCCCGAACGGTTCAACCACGTCGCGGTCACGACGCGTGACTGGGTTGGCACGAACCTCGGAGCGTTCTACGTCCTCGCGACGACGTTCTTCCTGGTCTTCGCTCTTGTGCTGTTGGTCAGCAAGTTCGGCGCGATCCGGATCGGCCCCGACTCCTCGCGACCCGAGTTCAGTACCGGCGCGTGGTTCGCCATGCTGTTCACCGCCGGCATGGGGGTCGGCCTGGTGTTCTACGGCGTGGCCGAGCCCACGGCGCACCGGATCGACGGCGCCATCACGGACAACGGCGGCTCATCCGAAATAGAGGCGTTCCAGTACACGATGTTCCACTGGGGATTCCACCCGTGGGCCGTCTACATCGCGCTCGGTCTCGCGCTGGGGTACCTGTGCTTCCGCAAGGGCCTGCCCATGCGGCCCGCGGCGGCGCTGTACCCGCTGATCGGCAACCGTATCTACGGCTGGATCGGCAACCTGGTCGACATCCTCGCCGTCTTCGGCACCCTCTTCGGCATTGCGACATCGCTGGGGCTGGGCGCGCTGCAGATCAACACCGATCTGGAAGAGATGTTCGGAGCTCCGAACAACCAGGTAACCCAGGTCGCGATCATCTGCCTCATGACAGCGATCGCCCTACTCAGCGTCCTCGCTGGGATCGACAAGGGCATCCGGCGGCTGTCCGTCATCAACCTCTGGCTGGCGGCGGCCCTGCTGGTGTTCGTCTTCCTCGTCGGCTCCCAGCCGTGGATGATCAGCATGATGGTCAGCGGCACCGGCGCGTACCTGCAGAACCTGCCGGCCATGAGCCTCTCGTTCCCGACCGAGACGCTCGACCCCGAGGGCAGCGCGTTCAGCACCAACTGGACGATGTTCTACTGGGGCTGGTGGATCTCCTGGTCGCCGTTCGTCGGCATGTTCCTGGCCCGCATCTCCTACGGCCGGACCATCCGGCAGTTCATCATCGGCACCCTGTTCGCCCCGGTCGGGGTGAGCGCCGTGTGGTTCGGCGTCTTCGGCGGCTCCGGCATCCTGGCGGACCGCGCCGACCCGGACAACACCATCGGCAACGCGGCGGCGAACTTCGAGGAGGACCGGGCGACGTACCTGTTCCTCCAGCAGCTCGACGTGCCGATCACCGTCGCCTCGGCTGTCGCCCTGCTGACGATCATCGTTGTGACGGTCTTCTTCGTCACCTCGTCCGACTCCGGTTCGCTCGTCGTCGACATGCTGACCAACGGTGGCGACCCGCACCCGATCAAAGCCCAGCGCGCCGCGTGGGCCATCGCCGAAGGCCTGATCACCATCGTGCTGCTGACCGCTGGCGGACAAACGGCCCTGGACGGCCTGCAAGCCGCGGCCCTGGTCATAGGCGTCCCGTTCGCGGTGATCCTCGTACTCGTCTGCATCGGCCTGATCAAGGCGCTGGGTGGGGAGCATCCGTCGGCCTACACACCGGTGGCGCGCGCCAACCAGAGGTGA